One segment of Nostoc flagelliforme CCNUN1 DNA contains the following:
- the argJ gene encoding bifunctional ornithine acetyltransferase/N-acetylglutamate synthase: MADWQKITGGITAPRGYQAAGITAGLKPSGLPDLALIFSEVEAIAAGVFTTSQVKAACVEYCRQRLQAKHSARAILCNAGQANAATGSQGYLDTLESAMAVGQALNIPSESVLVASTGVIGQRIKMDALRSGIPKVVAALSQTGSDAAAGAIITTDLVTKSIALETTITDRPVRIGGIAKGSGMIHPNMATMLAFVTCDAVVSPSLWQQMLARAADKSFNSITVDGDTSTNDSLIALANGQSRTPAITEWGAEAEKLEAMLTAVCQHLAKAIARDGEGATCLIEVEVTGAHDELSARQIAKTIAGSSLVKSAIFGHDPNWGRIAAAAGRAGVPFEQENLQIKIGNFLMLENGQPLQFEHAAASAYLKKAAKGAYLQEDTVLISVNVGNGHGSGKAWGCDLSYDYVRINAEYTT; the protein is encoded by the coding sequence ATGGCAGATTGGCAAAAAATTACAGGTGGCATCACAGCACCAAGGGGGTATCAAGCGGCGGGAATTACCGCAGGGTTGAAACCTTCGGGGTTGCCAGATTTAGCTTTAATATTCTCAGAGGTGGAAGCGATCGCAGCTGGTGTGTTCACCACTAGCCAAGTTAAAGCTGCCTGCGTAGAATATTGTCGCCAACGCTTGCAAGCTAAACATAGCGCTCGTGCCATCCTCTGCAACGCTGGACAAGCAAATGCTGCTACAGGGAGTCAAGGCTACCTTGATACTTTAGAATCTGCTATGGCAGTAGGTCAAGCACTAAACATCCCATCTGAATCTGTGTTAGTGGCTTCCACTGGCGTGATTGGTCAAAGAATTAAGATGGATGCTTTGCGAAGTGGGATTCCCAAGGTAGTAGCAGCACTATCACAAACAGGCTCAGATGCCGCCGCCGGAGCGATTATCACTACAGACTTGGTAACAAAATCCATTGCCCTAGAGACAACTATAACTGATCGCCCGGTACGAATTGGCGGCATTGCCAAAGGTTCCGGCATGATTCACCCCAATATGGCAACCATGTTAGCATTTGTTACTTGTGATGCTGTGGTTTCGCCATCCCTTTGGCAGCAAATGTTAGCAAGGGCAGCTGATAAAAGTTTCAATTCCATTACTGTGGATGGTGATACCAGCACCAACGACAGCTTAATCGCCTTGGCAAATGGTCAATCTCGCACCCCAGCAATTACAGAATGGGGCGCAGAAGCAGAGAAATTAGAGGCGATGTTAACAGCAGTTTGTCAGCATTTAGCTAAAGCGATCGCTCGTGATGGTGAAGGTGCAACCTGTCTAATTGAAGTGGAAGTAACAGGGGCCCATGATGAACTCTCAGCCCGACAAATAGCCAAAACCATCGCTGGTTCATCCTTAGTTAAATCTGCAATCTTTGGGCATGATCCTAACTGGGGACGTATTGCCGCCGCCGCCGGACGTGCAGGTGTGCCCTTTGAGCAAGAAAACCTGCAAATTAAAATAGGGAATTTCTTAATGTTAGAAAACGGGCAACCTCTGCAATTTGAGCATGCGGCAGCGAGTGCTTATTTGAAAAAAGCAGCGAAGGGTGCTTATCTCCAAGAGGATACTGTATTAATCTCCGTTAACGTTGGCAATGGTCATGGTTCAGGTAAAGCTTGGGGTTGTGATTTAAGTTATGACTACGTGAGAATTAACGCCGAATACACTACATGA
- a CDS encoding calcium-binding protein, with product MTNIIGTSSNDTLIGGEGNNILVGDTGNDYLDVNFSTGNNLLDGGNDNDTLSSLGKYNVVSGNNTLNGGAGNDSLSADSSAGNNLLDGGNGNDSLSISGGYYDPEVSGNNTLNGGAGNDTLRALYSTGDNFLDGGDDNDYLNVNLANGNNTLNGGVGDDSLSANISKGNNLLSGGDGNDSLSASNFEGYRFDNTSGKNTLNGGAGDDYLNVNYSRGSNLLNGGNGNDSLSASTYGYGYGGRCYITTGNNTLNGGAGADNLNVDYSSGDNLLSGDDGNDTLTASGYEYDEQGEFGKGVYRRALGNNTLNGGAGADNLIVDYSTGTNLLDGGDGNDTLSAYGALGNNTLYGGFDNDIITGGNGNDTLYGGDDTDTFAFNSYNQGVDTLYDFNATDELIQVSVAGFGGGLATPSLSASQFTLGASATTSAQRFIYDFVTGGLFFDQDGSASAFTQVKFAQLSAGVTLTENNFLVSF from the coding sequence ATGACAAATATCATTGGAACTAGCAGTAATGATACTCTCATTGGTGGTGAGGGGAATAACATCCTCGTTGGTGATACTGGCAACGATTACTTAGACGTTAACTTTTCAACAGGCAATAACCTATTGGATGGTGGCAATGACAATGATACTCTCTCGTCCTTAGGTAAATACAATGTGGTATCTGGCAATAACACTCTCAATGGTGGCGCTGGTAACGATAGCTTGAGTGCTGACAGTTCAGCAGGCAATAACCTACTCGATGGTGGCAATGGCAATGATTCTCTTAGTATCTCTGGTGGCTACTACGATCCTGAAGTGTCTGGTAATAACACTCTCAATGGTGGTGCTGGTAATGATACCTTGAGAGCTTTGTATTCAACAGGCGATAACTTCCTGGATGGTGGGGATGACAATGATTATCTTAACGTCAATCTTGCCAATGGCAATAACACCCTCAACGGTGGCGTTGGTGACGATTCTTTGAGTGCTAACATTTCAAAAGGCAATAATCTGCTCTCTGGTGGCGATGGCAATGATTCTCTTAGTGCCTCTAACTTCGAGGGCTACAGGTTTGATAACACCTCTGGCAAAAATACCCTCAATGGTGGCGCTGGTGACGATTACTTGAATGTTAACTATTCACGAGGCTCTAATCTGCTCAATGGAGGCAATGGCAATGATTCTCTTAGTGCCTCTACCTACGGCTACGGCTACGGAGGAAGGTGTTATATCACCACTGGCAATAACACCCTTAACGGTGGTGCTGGTGCCGATAACTTGAATGTTGACTATTCATCAGGCGATAATCTGCTCTCTGGGGACGATGGCAATGATACTCTCACAGCCTCTGGCTACGAGTACGACGAACAGGGCGAGTTCGGTAAAGGAGTCTATCGCAGAGCATTAGGAAATAACACCCTCAACGGTGGCGCTGGTGCTGATAACTTGATTGTTGATTATTCAACAGGCACTAATCTGTTGGATGGTGGCGATGGCAACGATACTCTTAGTGCCTATGGTGCATTAGGTAATAACACTCTTTATGGTGGTTTTGATAATGATATCATCACAGGTGGGAACGGTAATGACACCCTCTATGGAGGAGATGATACTGATACCTTTGCTTTCAATAGTTATAATCAAGGCGTTGATACTCTTTATGACTTCAACGCCACTGATGAGTTGATTCAGGTATCGGTTGCTGGTTTTGGTGGCGGGTTAGCAACACCTTCACTCTCAGCTAGTCAGTTTACTCTCGGAGCATCTGCAACCACTAGTGCTCAACGATTCATCTATGACTTTGTTACAGGTGGACTGTTCTTTGACCAAGATGGCAGTGCGTCTGCATTTACTCAGGTAAAATTTGCACAACTATCTGCTGGTGTGACACTAACCGAAAACAATTTTTTGGTTAGTTTTTAA
- a CDS encoding DUF58 domain-containing protein, whose amino-acid sequence MVPSRRVYLLLVLGIAIAPILCLFFSIQVTIAITLLFDAIVLGLMVVDGLQVRRSRVQITRELPSRLSIGRDNPVVLKVTSSSANALIEICDYYPTGFGISAPTLGAIIPSNTTQELTYTVNPTQRGEFPWGNIQVRQLGIWGLAWDDWQIPRSLRVKVYPDLVGLRSLTIRLTLQSSGSMRQSRKTGIGTEFAELRNYRTGDDLRFIDWKATARRVGAYNNATPLVRVLEPEQEQTLLILLDRGRLMTAKVQNLQRFDWALNATLSLALAGLHRGDRVGVGVFDRQMHTWIPPERGQHHLNQLIDRLTPIQPVLFESDYLGAVTNVVQRQTRRALVVVITDLIDVTASTELLAALSKLAPRYLPFCVTLRDPQVDRLAHTFTDDVTDAYARAVALDLLMQRQVAYAQLKQKGVLVLDAPANQIADQVVERYLQLKARNQL is encoded by the coding sequence ATGGTTCCTTCCAGACGAGTTTATTTATTGTTGGTTTTAGGTATAGCGATCGCCCCGATCCTATGCCTTTTTTTCAGCATTCAAGTAACCATCGCCATCACTTTGCTATTTGATGCGATCGTTCTCGGATTGATGGTTGTAGATGGTTTGCAGGTACGGCGTTCTCGCGTGCAAATTACCCGCGAATTACCGTCACGATTATCCATTGGGCGGGATAATCCAGTGGTGCTTAAAGTAACATCGTCAAGTGCCAACGCCCTAATTGAAATCTGCGATTACTACCCAACAGGGTTTGGCATATCTGCACCCACACTCGGCGCTATTATTCCTAGTAATACCACTCAAGAATTGACATATACCGTCAACCCGACACAGCGCGGCGAGTTTCCTTGGGGAAATATTCAAGTTCGACAGTTGGGAATTTGGGGATTAGCTTGGGATGATTGGCAAATTCCCCGAAGTCTGCGAGTGAAAGTTTATCCTGATTTAGTGGGATTGCGATCGCTGACAATTCGCTTAACATTGCAATCATCAGGATCAATGCGCCAATCTCGCAAAACTGGTATCGGTACAGAGTTTGCCGAACTGCGGAACTATCGCACTGGTGACGATTTACGATTTATTGACTGGAAAGCTACTGCCCGTCGGGTTGGAGCCTATAATAATGCAACGCCACTGGTGAGAGTTCTGGAACCCGAACAGGAACAAACTTTATTAATCTTGCTCGATCGCGGACGGTTAATGACAGCAAAAGTGCAGAATTTGCAGAGATTTGACTGGGCTTTGAATGCAACTTTATCCTTAGCATTGGCGGGATTACATCGAGGTGATCGCGTGGGTGTTGGTGTATTTGACCGCCAGATGCATACGTGGATTCCCCCAGAACGCGGTCAACATCATCTGAATCAGCTAATCGATCGCCTGACACCAATTCAACCAGTGTTATTTGAATCTGATTATTTGGGGGCGGTGACAAATGTTGTGCAGCGTCAAACTCGCAGGGCGCTAGTGGTGGTGATTACCGACTTAATTGATGTCACCGCTTCTACAGAACTCCTGGCTGCACTTTCCAAACTAGCACCCCGCTATCTGCCCTTTTGTGTTACTCTGCGAGATCCGCAAGTTGATCGTTTAGCACACACTTTCACAGATGATGTTACAGATGCTTATGCCCGTGCAGTGGCACTCGATTTATTAATGCAACGACAAGTAGCTTATGCTCAGTTGAAACAAAAAGGTGTATTAGTACTAGATGCACCAGCAAATCAAATTGCCGATCAGGTGGTTGAGCGATATCTGCAACTCAAAGCCCGGAATCAACTTTAG
- a CDS encoding ABC transporter ATP-binding/substrate-binding protein (This model describes the ATP binding subunits of ATP-binding cassette (ABC) transporters for nitrate transport, or for bicarbonate transport, in bacteria and archaea.) produces the protein MSMFVAVDQIEKVFELTGGGKYIALKGIDLQIKKGEFVSLIGHSGCGKSTLLNMIAGLDLPTEGLVTLEGQRITKPGPDRMVVFQNYSLLPWRTVRENIALAVDSVMKGLPAAERNAIIEKHINMVGLRPHADKQPGMLSGGQKQRVAIARALAIRPKLLLLDEPFGALDALTRGNLQEQLMQICEENQVTAVMVTHDVDEAVLLSDRIVMLTNGPESKIGDILEVDIPRPRKRMEVVEHPSYYSLRSEMIYFLNQQKRIKKIRARKTADIARHGLEKVNLEIGFLPLTACAPLAVAKEKGFFVKHGLDEVHLVRESSWRGIEDGISGGYLDAAQMPSGMPMWLTLGGHNNQPLPVVTALTMTRNGNAITLAKRFYDQGVQTLSDFRNHLILTHEQRHTMGVVHAASMHNLLLRYWLAAGGIDPDSDVDIKTIPPAQMVADLKAGSIDGYCVGEPWNYRAAVEGVGFTIATDLEVWLGHPGKVLGVREDWAENYPNTHIALTKALLEACQYCANPENTQEIRQILAGRDYVSTDLEYIQLEDPDSLTCDLDHPLRDYAHHQFYSDSAINRPSRTEQIWIMSQLARWGDTPFPRNWVEVVERVCRVRVFSTAARELGLDISYIRQPIQLFDGTPFNADDPIAYLNSLKIKRDFSVAEVVLDAPRRRLAS, from the coding sequence ATAAGTATGTTTGTAGCTGTTGATCAAATTGAAAAAGTTTTTGAATTAACTGGTGGTGGCAAATATATCGCCCTCAAAGGAATCGACCTCCAAATTAAAAAAGGAGAATTCGTTTCTTTGATTGGTCACTCCGGTTGCGGCAAATCTACTCTATTAAATATGATTGCGGGTTTGGATTTGCCAACTGAGGGTCTTGTCACTCTCGAAGGACAAAGAATCACCAAACCCGGCCCAGACAGGATGGTGGTGTTCCAAAATTATTCGCTATTACCTTGGCGGACGGTAAGAGAAAATATTGCCCTCGCCGTGGACTCAGTAATGAAAGGTTTACCCGCAGCCGAACGCAACGCTATTATCGAAAAACATATTAATATGGTGGGTTTGCGTCCCCATGCTGATAAACAACCGGGAATGTTATCGGGTGGACAAAAGCAGCGAGTTGCGATCGCCCGCGCTTTAGCGATTCGTCCCAAATTACTCTTGCTAGATGAACCATTTGGTGCATTAGATGCACTCACACGCGGCAATTTGCAAGAACAACTCATGCAAATTTGCGAAGAAAATCAAGTTACCGCCGTGATGGTGACACATGATGTCGATGAAGCCGTGCTTTTATCTGACAGAATCGTGATGTTAACCAACGGCCCCGAATCTAAAATCGGCGACATTTTAGAAGTGGATATTCCCAGACCCCGCAAGCGGATGGAAGTAGTAGAACATCCTAGCTACTACAGCTTGCGAAGTGAGATGATTTACTTCCTTAATCAGCAGAAACGCATCAAGAAAATTCGGGCGCGGAAAACTGCCGACATTGCCCGTCATGGATTAGAAAAAGTTAACCTAGAAATTGGCTTTTTACCTCTGACAGCTTGCGCCCCCTTAGCAGTTGCTAAAGAAAAAGGCTTTTTTGTCAAGCACGGTTTAGATGAAGTTCACCTGGTGCGGGAAAGTAGCTGGCGGGGTATAGAAGATGGCATCAGTGGTGGTTATTTAGATGCGGCTCAAATGCCTTCAGGGATGCCGATGTGGCTAACTTTGGGAGGACATAATAACCAACCTCTACCCGTTGTCACTGCCCTTACCATGACTCGCAACGGTAATGCCATCACCTTAGCAAAACGCTTTTACGACCAAGGCGTGCAAACCTTATCAGATTTCAGAAATCACCTGATTCTCACCCACGAACAAAGGCACACAATGGGGGTAGTGCATGCCGCTTCTATGCACAACTTGCTATTGCGTTACTGGCTAGCGGCTGGTGGAATCGACCCTGATAGCGATGTGGACATAAAGACCATTCCCCCAGCGCAGATGGTAGCCGACCTAAAAGCTGGAAGCATTGATGGTTACTGCGTCGGCGAACCTTGGAACTACCGCGCGGCTGTGGAAGGTGTCGGCTTTACTATCGCTACCGACTTAGAAGTTTGGCTGGGACACCCCGGTAAAGTTCTTGGTGTGCGGGAAGATTGGGCAGAAAATTATCCAAATACGCATATCGCCTTGACTAAAGCTTTGTTAGAAGCCTGTCAGTATTGTGCAAATCCCGAAAATACCCAAGAAATTCGGCAAATTTTAGCCGGGCGAGATTACGTCAGCACTGATTTAGAATACATTCAACTCGAAGATCCAGATAGTCTCACCTGTGACTTAGACCATCCGTTGCGAGACTATGCCCATCACCAGTTTTATTCCGATTCCGCGATCAACCGCCCTAGCCGCACCGAACAAATTTGGATTATGAGTCAATTGGCACGTTGGGGTGACACTCCCTTCCCCAGAAATTGGGTAGAAGTTGTTGAACGGGTGTGTCGAGTTCGTGTTTTCAGCACCGCCGCACGCGAATTAGGTTTGGATATTAGCTATATTCGCCAACCGATTCAACTGTTTGATGGTACTCCCTTTAACGCCGATGATCCGATCGCTTATCTCAACAGCTTGAAAATTAAACGTGATTTTTCAGTCGCGGAAGTTGTTCTTGATGCACCGAGAAGGAGACTCGCCTCATAA
- a CDS encoding pentapeptide repeat-containing protein, which translates to MSDLEHYYRVLELEPGATLEEVNQAYKDLVFVWHPDRIPKDNLRLQQKAQDKLKAINEAREKLRSLKTKHQTTHHSPPPQQEKPSQTAYKPHSPPPQQEKPSQTTQKPPKQNSDLSGKDYSRANLSNKDLSGRNLSYANLSGANLSDTFMHKVNLRGANLSEANLFRANLLLADLREANLRAANLIGADLSGADLRGADLTGARIRSGERLLVKLVGTNLAGAIMPDGSIFQ; encoded by the coding sequence ATGAGCGATCTGGAGCACTACTATAGAGTTTTGGAATTAGAGCCTGGGGCAACACTTGAAGAAGTGAACCAGGCTTACAAAGATTTAGTCTTTGTTTGGCATCCCGATCGCATTCCCAAAGACAATCTCCGTTTACAGCAGAAAGCACAAGACAAGCTGAAAGCCATAAATGAAGCTCGTGAAAAGTTGCGTTCTCTAAAAACCAAACATCAAACCACACATCACTCACCGCCACCTCAACAGGAAAAACCATCTCAAACAGCCTACAAACCACACTCACCGCCACCTCAACAGGAAAAACCATCTCAAACAACCCAGAAACCACCAAAGCAAAACTCAGACTTGAGTGGCAAAGACTACAGTCGGGCAAATTTGAGCAATAAAGACTTATCTGGCAGAAACCTGAGTTATGCCAATTTGAGTGGTGCTAATCTCAGCGATACTTTTATGCACAAAGTCAACCTTAGAGGGGCGAATTTATCTGAAGCAAATTTATTTCGAGCAAACCTACTTTTAGCGGATCTCAGGGAGGCGAATTTACGCGCCGCTAATTTGATTGGAGCGGATCTCAGTGGGGCCGACTTGCGAGGAGCCGACTTAACGGGAGCGCGGATTCGCTCTGGTGAGCGCCTTTTGGTTAAACTAGTTGGTACTAACTTAGCAGGGGCAATTATGCCTGATGGTTCAATTTTTCAATAG
- a CDS encoding nitrate ABC transporter ATP-binding protein (This model describes the ATP binding subunits of ATP-binding cassette (ABC) transporters for nitrate transport, or for bicarbonate transport, in bacteria and archaea.) — translation MQNRNLTATNTLEKSFATATTSRRPFLEIKDVTKVYPTKKGPFTVLDGVNLNVEQGEFICVIGHSGCGKSTLLNMVSGFNFPTSGQVLLEGEPITKPGPDRMVVFQNYALLPWRTAFENIYLAVNAVYPNKPQAEKRAIVRDHLAMVGLADAMEKKPMQMSGGMRQRVSIARALAIRPKVLILDEPFGALDAITKEELQEELLKIWGDNRCTVLMITHDIDEALFLADKLVMMTNGPHAKIGEVMEIPFSRPRDRARIMEDPQYYQLRNYALDFLFNRFAHDDVG, via the coding sequence ATGCAAAACCGCAACCTGACAGCGACAAACACACTAGAAAAATCATTCGCCACTGCAACCACCAGCCGCAGACCTTTCCTAGAAATTAAAGACGTTACCAAAGTTTATCCGACAAAGAAAGGCCCCTTCACCGTACTCGACGGCGTTAACCTCAACGTTGAACAGGGCGAATTTATTTGCGTCATCGGCCACTCTGGCTGTGGCAAATCGACACTATTAAATATGGTATCCGGTTTTAACTTTCCCACCTCCGGGCAAGTGTTACTCGAAGGAGAACCTATTACCAAGCCAGGCCCAGACAGAATGGTTGTCTTCCAAAACTATGCCTTGCTACCTTGGCGAACTGCTTTTGAAAACATTTACTTAGCTGTCAACGCCGTTTATCCCAACAAACCACAAGCTGAAAAAAGAGCGATCGTGCGCGATCATTTAGCAATGGTGGGACTAGCTGATGCAATGGAAAAGAAACCAATGCAAATGTCCGGTGGTATGAGACAACGGGTTTCTATCGCCCGTGCTTTGGCGATTCGTCCGAAAGTTTTAATTTTAGATGAACCTTTTGGGGCGCTGGATGCCATCACCAAAGAAGAATTACAAGAAGAATTGCTTAAAATTTGGGGCGATAACCGTTGTACAGTGCTGATGATTACCCACGACATCGACGAGGCACTATTTTTAGCAGATAAATTGGTAATGATGACCAATGGCCCTCATGCAAAAATTGGCGAAGTTATGGAAATTCCTTTTTCTCGTCCACGCGATCGCGCCCGCATCATGGAAGATCCACAATACTACCAACTACGTAATTATGCCTTAGACTTTCTCTTTAATCGCTTTGCCCACGATGATGTAGGTTAA
- a CDS encoding CmpA/NrtA family ABC transporter substrate-binding protein — translation MTEFFNQISRRKFIFTAGASASAVFLKGCLGNPPENLTGGSTQAQPTAQSVVNISPEQAPETTTVKLGYIPIVEAAPLIIAKEKGFFTKYGMTNVDLSKQASWGSARDNVEIGSAGGGIDGGQWQMPMPHLISEGLITKGNQKIPMYVLCQLNTHGNGIAIAKKHEGKGISLQLASAKSLFTELKSSTPFTAAFTFPHVNQDLWIRYWLAAGGLDPDADVKLLTVPAAQTVANMQTGTMDAFSTGDPWPYRLVRDKIGYVAALTAEIWKNHPEEYFAMRGDWVDKNPKATKAILKGIMEAQQWLDNFDNRKEAAQILAGRNYFNLPSAEILADPYQGKYDMGDGRKIDDKSMAAFYWKDEKGNVSYPYKSHDLWFIVENVRWGFLPKDYLDNNAAKAKELINKVNREDIWKEAAKEAGIAAADIPTNTSRGVEEFFDGIKFDPEKPEEYLKSLKIKKVSV, via the coding sequence ATGACAGAATTTTTTAATCAAATTTCCCGTCGCAAATTCATTTTCACAGCTGGGGCATCGGCGAGTGCTGTATTCCTCAAAGGCTGTTTGGGTAATCCTCCTGAAAACCTGACTGGTGGAAGCACTCAAGCACAACCAACAGCTCAATCGGTTGTTAATATTAGCCCCGAACAAGCACCAGAGACTACTACAGTCAAGCTGGGATATATTCCCATTGTAGAAGCGGCTCCTTTAATTATTGCTAAAGAAAAAGGCTTTTTTACAAAGTATGGCATGACTAATGTTGACCTTTCCAAGCAAGCTTCTTGGGGTTCAGCAAGAGACAACGTAGAAATTGGTTCTGCCGGTGGTGGTATAGATGGCGGTCAATGGCAGATGCCAATGCCACATTTAATTTCAGAAGGTTTAATTACCAAAGGCAATCAAAAAATTCCCATGTATGTCTTATGTCAATTAAATACACATGGAAATGGAATTGCGATCGCCAAAAAGCACGAAGGCAAAGGTATTAGCTTACAACTCGCCAGCGCTAAGTCCCTATTTACAGAATTAAAATCCTCAACACCCTTCACAGCTGCATTTACCTTTCCCCACGTCAACCAAGATTTGTGGATTCGCTACTGGTTAGCAGCAGGCGGCTTAGATCCAGATGCAGATGTCAAGTTGCTCACAGTACCTGCGGCGCAAACTGTTGCCAATATGCAAACAGGAACGATGGATGCCTTTAGTACAGGCGACCCCTGGCCTTATCGTCTGGTGCGAGACAAAATCGGCTACGTAGCAGCATTAACCGCAGAGATTTGGAAGAATCATCCTGAAGAATATTTTGCCATGAGAGGCGATTGGGTTGATAAAAATCCCAAGGCTACAAAAGCAATTTTAAAAGGAATTATGGAAGCCCAACAGTGGTTAGATAATTTTGATAACCGCAAAGAAGCGGCTCAGATTTTGGCTGGACGAAATTATTTCAATCTTCCTTCAGCAGAAATACTGGCAGATCCATACCAAGGCAAATATGACATGGGTGATGGTCGCAAAATTGATGATAAATCAATGGCTGCTTTCTACTGGAAAGATGAAAAAGGTAATGTTTCTTATCCATACAAGAGTCATGATTTATGGTTCATAGTTGAAAATGTTCGTTGGGGATTCTTGCCAAAAGATTACCTAGACAATAATGCTGCTAAAGCGAAGGAGCTTATCAACAAAGTCAACCGCGAAGATATTTGGAAAGAAGCTGCCAAAGAAGCTGGTATTGCTGCTGCTGATATTCCTACAAATACATCCCGTGGTGTAGAAGAGTTTTTTGATGGCATCAAATTTGACCCCGAAAAGCCAGAAGAATATTTGAAAAGTTTGAAAATCAAAAAGGTAAGTGTTTAG
- the ntrB gene encoding nitrate ABC transporter permease, which yields MTIAQKRPASPRLNNGFISSLKKQFPDLIPPAIAIAIFLVIWQLFALTPGATLPGPIQVIQDTWVLILWPFYDRGGIDKGLFWQILASLQRVAISYTLAAIVGIGLGILIGVNKTMSKALDPIFQLLRTVPPLAWVPISLAALRQNEPAALFVIFITAIWPILINTAVGVTQIPQDYNNVAKVLQLSRKEYFTNILIPAALPYIFTGLRIAIGLAWLAIIAAEIVMSGIVGIGFFIWDAYQNNNVSEVILALVYIGVVGLLLDKAMGWLQNKILPAEQK from the coding sequence ATGACAATAGCTCAAAAACGCCCTGCAAGCCCTAGATTGAATAATGGCTTTATATCTAGCCTGAAAAAGCAATTTCCTGACCTGATACCACCAGCGATCGCCATCGCCATCTTCCTCGTTATCTGGCAACTTTTCGCTTTGACTCCGGGTGCTACATTACCAGGGCCAATACAGGTTATTCAAGACACTTGGGTTCTCATTCTCTGGCCATTTTATGACCGAGGTGGCATTGACAAAGGTCTATTTTGGCAGATTCTCGCTAGTTTACAACGGGTTGCTATCAGTTATACCCTAGCTGCCATCGTTGGTATTGGCTTAGGCATTTTGATTGGTGTCAATAAAACCATGTCCAAAGCTTTAGACCCCATCTTTCAATTACTGCGGACTGTACCACCTCTAGCTTGGGTTCCGATTTCTTTAGCAGCTTTACGACAAAACGAACCCGCAGCCTTATTCGTAATTTTCATCACCGCCATTTGGCCCATCTTAATTAACACTGCTGTTGGCGTTACCCAAATTCCCCAAGATTACAACAACGTCGCCAAAGTTCTCCAACTTAGCCGCAAAGAATATTTCACTAATATTTTGATTCCTGCGGCATTACCCTACATTTTTACCGGGTTGAGAATTGCGATCGGTTTAGCTTGGTTAGCGATTATTGCCGCCGAAATTGTCATGTCCGGTATTGTCGGAATCGGCTTTTTTATCTGGGATGCCTATCAAAATAACAACGTCAGCGAAGTAATTTTGGCTCTAGTTTATATCGGTGTTGTTGGGTTGCTTCTAGATAAAGCGATGGGCTGGCTGCAAAACAAGATTTTACCAGCAGAGCAAAAATAG